A window from Vulpes vulpes isolate BD-2025 chromosome 9, VulVul3, whole genome shotgun sequence encodes these proteins:
- the PHYHIP gene encoding phytanoyl-CoA hydroxylase-interacting protein translates to MELLSTPHSIEVNNITCDSFRISWSMENSDLERVTHYFIDLNKKENKNSNKFKHRDVPTKLVAKAVPLPMTVRGHWFLSPRTEYSVAVQTAVKQSDGEYLVSGWSETVEFCTGDYAKEHLAQLQEKAEQIAGRMLRFSVFYRNHHKEYFQHARTHCGNMLQPYLKDNSGSHGSPTSGMLHGVFFSCNTEFNTGQPPQDSPYGRWRFQIPAQRLFNPSTNLYFADFYCMYTAYHYAILVLAPKGSLGDRFCRDRLPLLDIACNKFLTCSVEDGELIFRHAQDLILEIIYTEPVDLSLGTLGEISGHQLMSLSTADAKKDPSCKTCNISVGR, encoded by the exons ATGGAGCTGCTGTCCACACCCCACAGCATCGAGGTCAACAACATCACCTGTGACTCCTTCCGCATCTCCTGGTCCATGGAGAACAGTGACCTGGAGAGGGTCACCCATTACTTCATTGACCTGAACAAGAAGGAGAACAAGAACTCCAACAAGTTCAAGCACCGG GATGTCCCTACCAAGCTTGTGGCCAAGGCCGTGCCACTGCCCATGACAGTGAGAGGCCACTGGTTCCTGAGCCCCCGCACAGAGTACAGCGTGGCAGTGCAGACCGCCGTGAAGCAGAGTGACGGGGAGTACCTGGTGTCCGGCTGGAGCGAGACGGTTGAGTTCTGCACCGGGG ATTATGCCAAGGAGCACCTGGCCCAGCTACAGGAGAAGGCTGAGCAGATTGCAGGCCGCATGCTCCGCTTCTCTGTCTTCTACCGCAACCACCACAAGGAGTACTTCCAGCACGCCAG GACCCACTGCGGGAACATGCTACAGCCCTACCTGAAGGACAACAGTGGCAGCCACGGCTCCCCCACCAGCGGCATGCTCCACGGGGTCTTCTTCAGCTGCAACACAGAGTTCAACACAGGCCAGCCACCTCAGGACTCCCCCTACGGCCGCTGGCGCTTCCAGATCCCTGCCCAGCGCCTTTTCAACCCCAGCACCAACCTCTACTTTGCGGACTTCTACTGTATGTACACAGCTTACCACTATGCCATCCTGGTGCTGGCTCCCAAGGGCTCCCTGGGGGACCGCTTCTGCCGTGACCGCCTGCCCCTCCTGGACATTGCCTGCAACAAGTTCCTGACCTGCAGCGTGGAGGATGGGGAGCTGATCTTCCGCCATGCCCAGGACCTCATCCTGGAGATCATCTATACCGAGCCCGTTGACCTGTCCCTGGGCACCCTGGGGGAGATCAGCGGGCACCAGCTCATGAGCCTATCCACTGCTGATGCCAAGAAAGATCCCAGCTGCAAGACCTGCAACATCAGTGTGGGCCGCTAG
- the POLR3D gene encoding DNA-directed RNA polymerase III subunit RPC4: MSQGNAAGEPSAPGGPRPLLSGGRGLVGRRPAPPLTPGRLPSIRSRDLTLGGVKKKTFTPNIISRKIKEEPKEEVAIKKEKRDRDRDRQRDGHGRGRGRPEVIQSHSIFEQGPAEMMKKKGNWDKTVDVSDMGPSHIINIKKEKRETDEETKQILRMLEKDDFIDDPGLRNDTRNMPVQLPLAHSGWLFKEENEEPDVKPWLAGPKEEDMEVDVPVVKVKEEPRDEEEEAKMKAPPRTARKTPGLPKDISVAELLRELSLTQEEELLFLQLPDTLPGQPPTQDIKPIKTEVQTEDGQMVVIKQEKDREARLAENACTLADLTEGQVGKLLIRKSGKVQLLLGKVTLDVTMGTACSFLQELVSVGLGDSRTGEMTVLGHIKHKLVCSPDFESLLDHKHR, encoded by the exons ATGTCGCAAGGAAACGCTGCGGGCGAGCCGAGCGCCCCGGgaggcccccgccccctcctctctgggggcCGGGGGCTTGTTGGGCGGCGGCCGGCGCCTCCACTCACTCCGGGTCGCCTTCCCTCCATCCGCTCCAGGGACCTCACCCTCGGGGGAGTCAAGAAG aaaacctTCACCCCAAATATCATCAGTCGGAAAATCAAGGAAGA GCCCAAGGAAGAAGTGGCCATCAAGAAAGAGAAGCGTGACAGGGATAGAGACCGGCAGCGAGATGGGCATGGACGGGGCCGAGGCCGCCCAGAAGTGATCCAGTCCCACTCCATCTTTGAGCAGGGCCCAGCtgaaatgatgaagaaaaagG GGAACTGGGATAAGACAGTGGATGTATCAGACATGGGGCCCTCTCATATCATCAACatcaaaaaagagaagagggagacagacgaagaaacaaaacagatcctGCGCATGCTGGAGAAGGATGAT TTCATCGATGACCCTGGGCTGAGGAATGACACTCGAAACATGCCTGTGCAGCTGCCGCTGGCTCACTCAGGGTGGCTCTTTAAGGAAGAGAATGAAGAGCCAGATGTTAAACCTTGGCTGGCTGGCCCCAAGGAAGAGGACATGGAGGTGGATGTACCTGTTGTGAAAG TGAAAGAGGAGCCCcgagatgaggaggaggaggcgaaGATGAAGGCTCCTCCCAGAACAGCCAGAAAGACCCCGGGTCTCCCAAAAGACATATCTGTGGCAGAGTTGCTCAGGGAGCTGAGCCTGACCCAGGAGGAAGAGCTGCTATTCCTTCAACTGCCAGATACGCTCCCTGGCCAGCCACCTACTCAGGACATCAAGCCTATCAAGACAGAGGTGCAGACTGAGGATGGGCAGATGGTGGTCATAAAGCAGGAGAAAGACCGG GAAGCCAGGCTGGCAGAGAATGCTTGTACCCTGGCTGACTTGACCGAGGGTCAGGTTGGCAAGCTGCTCATCCGCAAGTCAGGAAAGGTGCAGCTCCTCCTGGGCAAGGTGACTCTAGATGTGACGATGGGAACCGCCTGCTCCTTCCTGCAG GAGCTGGTATCCGTGGGCCTTGGCGACAGTAGGACCGGTGAGATGACAGTCCTGGGACACATAAAGCACAAACTTGTATGTTCCCCTGATTTTGAGTCCCTCTTGGATCACAAACACCGGTAA